Part of the Nymphaea colorata isolate Beijing-Zhang1983 unplaced genomic scaffold, ASM883128v2 scaffold0134, whole genome shotgun sequence genome is shown below.
CGTACAACTTGGTCTTGCAGGTGTTGTTGAAGGCGGAGTCGATGCACTGGTAGTAGGAGGCGGAGTGAGCCGAGGCAGCGAAGAGCAGGAGGAGCGTGAGTGATAGGATATATTTCATTGATTATTATTATAAGGATGATAAGTGTTCACTGCTTGCCTAATTCAATGAGCTTCTTCAAAGCGGTGATCTGCTTGGCATGCTCTTCCCTGTTTCCGGATCGGTCTTGGCCAAGATGTCCTTGACGTAGTTCTTCTTGAGGTAGTCATCGTTTTTGATCAACTCCTCCAGGAGGGCTCCTACGTGGATGAGATGGTATAGGGCGATCTCTTCGTCCTTGAGCGATACGAGCAATCCCTTATGGTAGACGTCCATTTTCTCCTTGAGGATGAGTTTGAGGTGCTGGTTATAGGTCTCTTCCACATCGTAGCTGCCGTCACTGACATCCACCGCCAGTTCCCAAGTATCCTTGAGGTCCTTCACGATCGGCACAGATTATGGCTTCTTGGCATATTCTTAGAGCAGCTTGGGGACGATACGGTCTTGAAGTTGATGACTGTAGAGGTTGTATTCGTGCTCGAAAAAGTTAACATACTTGTCAAGCAGTAATCCATGTTCATTTTTCTCAGCAAGGACCTCTTTATTGACTTAGATTCCTTGATACCTTAGATTgcgcaagagtttcttgatatGGCAGACGTATTGGGAAAGAACGAGGAACTCGATGATCTACCTAAGCTAGGGACGAATATTGAATGCCTTCTGACTAAGTCTTTCACTGATCTTGGCAAGTATGCCGTATTTGTCGACAGTAAACTGCAGGAAAATTTCCGCTTTTCCAGCTCTAGTATTTGCATTCGGAACGTGTGCTACTTTGTTGCGAATCTCATTCAGCATGGTGTCATAGACAATCTTGAGCTTCTCGAGCACCTGGTGGAAGGTGGGTCTCTTCTGGGGATCGTAGGTGAGCATGTAGTTGATGAAAAAGGTCCAATCCTGGTGCAACTTGCTGTCTAAACGCACTCGTCGCTGCCCAGTCTCATACAAGTGCCACTCTTTCTTCAGATCTTCAAAGGTCTATATGCTGTGGATGGTACATTGACGTTCTGGAAGAGCAATTTCCCCGTCAGCATTTCGTAGAGGATCATTCCTGCGCCCCAAACGTCGCAACGCTCCGAATAGTTCTCGTCGTATTTATTGAGGTAGACCTCGGGACCTGCGTAGAGAGGGGTTCCCATTTGGCCAGTAACAAAGATGCCGGTAGTCTCGCGGGCAAGCCCAAAGTCACTGATCTTCACGTCCTTCTCCATACCGATGAGGATGTTGTCTGGTTTTAGATCTCTGTGCATCTTGCCTATGTGGAAGTGAGGATACCTTTGGCGTTCATGTAGCACATGCCTTAAAGCATTTGGCGGAACAGCAGGAGCGCTCTTTCCTCGGGGATGCCTTCGTTGATGAGGTCGGTGAGGGTGCCGTTGGGGCAGAACTCAACGAAGATGTAGATGCTGTCCTTGATCCTTTCGAAGCCGTAGTAGCCCATGATCGAGGGGTGGTTGAGCGAGGAAAGAGCCATCAGGGTTTCCACCTCGCGCTCGTATCCTTCGCCCTGCATGGTCTTGATGGCGAGCAGCTTATCGCGCTTCATGGAGTAGCCTCTGAAGACTTCTCCGAAGCAGCCCTTGCCGAGGAGCCCGTCTGGGTCTAGGTAGAAATCATCGGTGAGTTTGATCCACGAGGAGAGTTGGCTTTTGTCGAAAGTGGACATGCGGAGTTCTCTAAGATATGGCTTTAAATATAATCGAACATCATCCGCCTTGAATGCTAGCCTACCAAAATAGTGAGTTTTTACTGTGAAGGCATGGGTTATGGAGTGCAATTATCCCATATAGTTGTACGTTCATGTTATGAATGTGAGGATGATAATCCTGATAAGATTTAAtctaatttatattaaatcGATCAGTTGAATGTCGCTGTTCCGTTCAGCCCTCATGAAGTACTACTAGCTGTACATCCCCAAGGAGGACGCCTACCACGTGGTGGCCAAGCTGGCCCCGCACGGCTTCGTCGAGTTCCTGGATGCGGCTGCCAACAACTTCCACAAACCCTACTACAACTCCATACGACGCTGCGAAGAAGTCATCAACAAGATCAACCAAATCCTCAGACACGTCCGCAAGTTCAACATAGACCTCCCAGAAGTACCCCTGGTCGAAAGAGTCTTCGAAAAACATGCAGAAAGTACACAGTTTAACATGCAGTCATCGCCACCAGGAGGATAACAGAACTGGCCATCCTCGACGAGATGGAGGACGAAATCTAGCGCAAGTTTTTATCGCTAGATGAGTCTATCAAGTCGCTGTCTGCATCGCAGAAGCAGATAATAGACCTGGAGGACTACAAATACCTGCTTTTCAAGGCTCGCGAGATCTTCAATAGCAAACGGGAGGACGGAGACGAGGCTGTGGATTTCACCAAGACAACTCTCTAACAGTTGCGTCTGGTGAATGTCTCTGGCATCGTCGAGTCGAAGGACCTTCTAAAGTTCTCGAAAATGGTGTTCAGAGCCAGCAAGGGCAACAGCATTCTCTACACCTTCAACATCCCCAACGACTCGCCCTAGATCTAACCACGCACCGCTTTCATCGTAATCCTGGAGGCAGGGTCCAATATCCTGACGAAGGTGAACCGCATAAGCGATACCTTCTATGCAAAGAAATATACTTTGCCCAGCAATAAGGATTAAATCTTTGACAAGATCAAGGAGATCGAGGATACCATCACCGATACCAAACAGCTATGCACCATGACTGAGAAGAAACTGAGGGAGGATCTGCTGCACTCCATCTCGGACTCAGATTATGGGTATTCTAAATTTGAAGCCTACCGCATCTTGCTGCAGAGAGAAGCGCTCATCTTCCACACCATGAACTTCCTCGAGGAAAGATATAACTCTCTCATTGCCAAGATATGGATCACTGAGGAGAAACGCGGCTACTTTTCAAACTGCTTCCATCTGTTGTGACCATCCGTTAGCCTGAGACGGATTAGAAGCCACCGACTCACTTCGAGATGAACTCATTCACTGCTCCATTCCAGGAGATCATTAACACCTACGGTGTGCCCAGATACCAAGAAGTAAACCCAGCTCTGTTCGCCATTCCCATCTTCCCCTTCCTTTTCGGTGTCATGTTCGGTGACATCGGTCACGGCGGTCTCGTCCTAGCTGGAGCCTTATGGCTAATCTGGAGTAAGGAGGCTAAGCAGTTGCTCCCTGACGTTTACAATCTGCGCTACCTTCTGCTCCTGATGGGCAGTTTCGCCTTCTACTCGGGATGGATCTACAACGAGTTCTTCTCCATCCCCCTCAACGTCTTCGGTTCATGCTACGGACACGCATAGCACTAAGAGGAGGCAGAACGCATCGAGCACTGCGTCTATCCGTTCGGATTCGATCCCAAGTGGATCCGCGCATCAAACGAACTCAGCTTCTTCAACTCATACAAGATGAAGTTCGCAGTCATTATCGGTGTTGCCCAAATGACTCTAGGTACATTTTCATTTACGTAGCCATCTTCCTAAAGGCGCTGAACACTCTCCACTTCAAGAACTATGTTGACTTTTTCTTCGAGTGGTTGCCTCAGcagatcttcttcttctgcacttTCGGGTATATGTGCATCCTGATCATCTTCAAGTGGACCGTCGCATGGGGTGAAGATCGCCCCACCTCTGACGCTCCCTCCTCATTGCTCAGATGATTGCGCTTCCGCTCAAGATGGGTTCTACTTAG
Proteins encoded:
- the LOC116268139 gene encoding uncharacterized protein LOC116268139; this encodes MHRDLKPDNILIGMEKDVKISDFGLARETTGIFVTGQMGTPLYAGPEVYLNKYDENYSERCDVWGAGMILYEMLTGKLLFQNVNKRPTFHQVLEKLKIVYDTMLNEIRNKVAHVPNANTRAGKAEIFLQFTVDKYGILAKISERLSQKDLKDTWELAVDVSDGSYDVEETYNQHLKLILKEKMDVYHKGLLVSLKDEEIALYHLIHVGALLEELIKNDDYLKKNYVKDILAKTDPETGKSMPSRSPL